The following nucleotide sequence is from Acyrthosiphon pisum isolate AL4f chromosome A2, pea_aphid_22Mar2018_4r6ur, whole genome shotgun sequence.
ATCAAATTAATACCGTATTACCGCAATCGTACCTAtccattttgttattatttcattcgaaattagattagattttattagatttaattacaataaataaatataataatatgatttaacacAATGATatcctttatattataactatttgtaAAACTTTTTGGATCGGTAAATCACCATATACTTTTGAGTATACCTGTGAATTTGGTCTTGGACtggttacattttattttgggtCTGTGCTTTCATTttgaataaagataaaataggCCAAAAGGCATGGTGAATCTCTTTCCACACATTTTGATGTCCCTTAAGTTGGTCATCTATCCGCTCTGATTTtctctttattttaattaatactacaAACTAAGCTTTACAGAATTCACGTTGCTTGGTGTTCGCCGATAGTATTTCTATAGGTATttcttcaagtttttttttggttcaatGGTTAAAACTTGGAATACTCTAATTAAGGGTTTTTTCCTGTAAAATCAGTGTGTTAAGCGttaccgaggtttaaactatgattgtaataCAGGCCCTTAGTAATACAATtcatacattaattaaatatgtaaatttatttatctacctattattatttttttttattataaaaattgggtaatttttaactgtaaatgTTAACCTATTCTAGAACTAATTAGTGATGCTGGTGTTATCATTTACATTGGAGGATTTCTCTTAATCATTGCATTTATAAGGtacttataaacaattttaacattatagctggtttacttatttaaaaataataaattaatatttgtagccCTTATTGGTTGGAATCATATGATGAAGCATTCATAAATTTTAAGCACATGGGTTTATGGACATACTGTTTTGATCATTTCCGATATCCTCACTATCAATTTGAAAAACTCTTTGATGGTTGCAATACAGTATTCAGTGAAGAATATTACGTTATTCGAGAATGGCTATTACCAGGTtagtattaattgataataaattacaattcatttgtatacatttttttagtagttaaacatttatgaattatgatgtttgttttaaaaggaTGGCTATTATTTTTGGAACTTTGCATGACTTTAGCAGTATTGTTATCACTTGGGACATTAGCAATAATTGCTGCTGTTGTAACGAGATATCCACAACGTCTTGTACTTAAATATGAGTACATGCTATCGGCTGCATGTTTCTTAGCGGCTGCAACTACTAGTTTGTTAAAAGCatactattatttgttatattatctcAACTCGtggtttgattaaaatatgaattcattttttttctagctGTATTGATACTGTTTACTGTATGCCTGTTCCCATTCAACTGTTGGAGACGTGATTGGCTCATGTATCCCATGTATAACCATCTATCGTGGtcattttatattgctattgtaTCAGGTTTTGTGCATGCTTATGGAGCGTGGTATTTATTTCAGgtttgttgaatatttatttaatattgaatcatACAGACagccatttattattatttttcaggaCGCACAAATTGCTTATGAACAAAGAAGGGAGAGCAAAAATTTAGTCATGCAAATGTATCCTCCTCATGAACGTAACTTCTATGATCAATAACACTGATAAACGTTtacttttataagttattttaaataaaagacaAATCCGTCCATTAGAAACATAACAATCTGTCCATTAATATTAactgtttaattttgtatttaataatttagttaatgaTCTATAATTGTCTATTATTGTAGCAATTCATCTCAtctaaaaaagtatattgtaacgcgtaattaattgttttgtgtattattattttttaatttattaagagaATGTCATATCCAGATATTTTGCTTCATAATGTTACAAtcataacacattttataagaatccattttactctgttattttaaa
It contains:
- the LOC100165829 gene encoding uncharacterized protein LOC100165829; the protein is MSSDKIDYPKASKLISDAGVIIYIGGFLLIIAFISPYWLESYDEAFINFKHMGLWTYCFDHFRYPHYQFEKLFDGCNTVFSEEYYVIREWLLPGWLLFLELCMTLAVLLSLGTLAIIAAVVTRYPQRLVLKYEYMLSAACFLAAATTTVLILFTVCLFPFNCWRRDWLMYPMYNHLSWSFYIAIVSGFVHAYGAWYLFQDAQIAYEQRRESKNLVMQMYPPHERNFYDQ